One genomic region from Rosa rugosa chromosome 1, drRosRugo1.1, whole genome shotgun sequence encodes:
- the LOC133714808 gene encoding brefeldin A-inhibited guanine nucleotide-exchange protein 5 isoform X3: MGNLCWELSECAIILLCTVWTCSKSPVNQATSKAMLTQMISIIFRRMETDPELQVSSSGSVGQNSNTAQNSNTEAEETSVADQNEKGMTLGDQLNQVKETPIASVEELHNLAGGADIKGLEAVLDKAVHHEDGKKITRGIDLESMSIVQRDALLVFRTLCKMGMKEDNNEVTLKTRILSLELLQGLLEGVGHPFTRNFHFIDSVKAYLSYALLRASVSPSPIIFQYATGIFLVLLLRFRESLKGEIGIFFPLIVLRSLDGSDLPMNQKMSVLRMLEKVCKDPQMLVDIFVNYDCDLEAPNLFERMVTTLSRISQGTQNADPNMAAASQTTSIKGSSLQCLVNVLKSLVDWEKSRGESDSQIKNTRSLEGDASDKESVDVKSRQDTTTNFEKAKAHKSTLEAAISEFNRRPVKGVEYLRSNKLVENTPSSVAQFLKSTPSLDKAMIGEYLGHHEEFPLSVMHAYVDSMKFSGMKFDTAIRELLKGFRLPGEAQKIDRIMEKFAERYCADNPGLFKNADTAYVLAYAVIMLNTDAHNPMVWPKMSKSDFVRMNATEDPEDCAPTELLEEIYDSIIKEEIKMKDESTSLEKSGKYKPEGEERGRLVSILNLALPRRTLSSDTKSESEAIIKRAQDIFRNQGAQRGVFHTTQQIELVRPMVEAVGWPLLATFSVTMEEGENKSRVVLCMEGFKAGIHITHVLGMDTMRYAFLTSLVRFTFLHAPKEMRSKNVEALRTLLALCDSETGSLQDTWNAVLECVSRLEYITSTPGIAATVMQGSNQISKDAVLQSLRELAGKPSEQVFVNSVQLPSDSVVEFFTALCGVSAEELKQSPARVFSLQKLVEISYYNMARIRMVWARIWSVLANHFISAGSHHDEKIAMYAIDSLRQLGMKYLERAELANFTFQNDILKPFVVLMRNSRSETIRGLIVDCIVQMIKSKVGSIKSGWRSVFMIFTASADDELESIVESAFENVEQVILEHFDQVVGDCFMDCVNCLIRFANNRTSHRISLKAIALLRICEDRLAEGLIPGGALKPIEENETTTFDVTEHYWFPMLAGLSDLTSDTRPEVRSCALEVLFDLLNERGTKFSSSFWESIFHRVLFPIFDHVRNAGKESSTSSDEEWFRETSIHSLQLLCNLFNTFYKEVCFMLPPLLSLLLDCAKQTDQAVVSLSLGALVHLIEVGGHQFSESDWDTLLKSIRDALYTTQPLELLNALGFENLKNDRTLNLEVNTGDGASLMPVDYDGGDNRQFDANDRNPNASVESGAQMNLDGSEGLNSPSGSASKSAEDGNLQRSQTIGQRIMDNLFLRNLSSKPKSSDASVPSTPVKVPDAVEPDTKDEEESSVLGTCRGKCITQLLLLGAIDSIQKKYWSKLKSPQKIAIMDILLSALEFAASYNSYTNLRTRMHQISDERPPLNLLRQELTGTCIYLDILQKATSGFSANQEGNDEEKVEGLAEDKLVSFCEHVLREASELQSSSGDVTNMDIHRVLELRSPIIVKVLKGMCFMNQQVFRRHLRDFYPLLTKLVCCDQMDVRGALGDLFRAQLKALLP, translated from the exons ATGGGGAACCTTTGCTGGGAGTTATCAGAGTGTGCTATAATATTGCTCTGCAcag TTTGGACTTGTAGCAAGAGTCCTGTCAACCAAGCTACATCAAAGGCAATGCTTACGCAGATGATCAGCATCATATTCAGGAGAATGGAGACCGATCCG GAACTTCAGGTTTCATCATCTGGTTCTGTTGgacaaaattcaaatacagcacaaaattcaaatacagaAGCTGAAGAAACTTCTGTGGCAGACCAAAATGAGAAAGGAATGACTTTAGGAGATCAACTTAACCAGGTTAAGGAGACACCCATTGCATCTGTTGAGGAACTTCATAATCTTGCAGGTGGTGCTGACATCAAg ggtttagaggCCGTCCTGGACAAAGCCGTGCATCATGAAGATGGCAAAAAGATAACCAG AGGGATTGACCTGGAGAGTATGAGCATAGTTCAACGTGATGCTTTACTGGTTTTCCGAACCCTGTGCAAG ATGGGCATGAAGGAAGATAACAACGAAGTTACGTTGAAGACGAGGATTTTATCTCTTGAGCTTCTGCAG GGTTTGTTGGAAGGAGTTGGTCATCCATTTACTAGGAACTTCCATTTTATTGATTCCGTGAAAGCATACCTATCATATGCTTTGTTGCGGGCTTCAGTTTCGCCGTCCCCTATTATATTTCAG TATGCAACTGGAATTTTTTTAGTGCTTTTGTTGCGGTTTAGAGAGAGTCTCAAG GGTGAAATAGGCATCTTCTTTCCCTTGATAGTTCTCCGGTCCCTGGATGGCTCGGATTTACCCATGAACCAGAAAATGAGTGTTCTTAG GATGTTAGAAAAAGTTTGCAAAGATCCTCAGATGCTTGTTGACATATTTGTGAACTATGACTGTGATCTTGAGGCACCGAACTTGTTTGAGCGGATG GTTACAACTCTATCCAGAATATCTCAAGGGACGCAAAATGCAGATCCGAATATGGCTGCTGCATCCCAGACTACTTCAATAAAGGGTTCATCTCTTCAG TGTCTTGTGAATGTGCTTAAATCACTCGTAGATTGGGAAAAGTCACGTGGAGAatcagatagccagattaaaaACACTCGGTCTCTGGAAGGAGATGCTTCAGATAAAGAGTCTGTTGATGTGAAAAGCAGGCAAGATACAACCACTAACTTTGAGAAGGCAAAAGCTCACAAGTCTACACTGGAAGCTGCCATATCTGAG TTCAACAGGCGACCAGTGAAGGGTGTAGAGTATCTGAGATCAAATAAATTAGTGGAAAACACACCTAGTTCAGTTGCCCAATTTTTGAAAAGTACTCCCAGTTTGGACAAG GCTATGATTGGGGAATATTTGGGCCATCATGAAGAATTTCCGCTTTCTGTTATGCATGCTTATGTAGATTCCATGAAATTTTCGGGAATGAAGTTTGATACTGCAATTCGTGAACTTCTTAAAGGATTCCGACTTCCAGGGGAAGCTCAAAAGATAGATCGCATCATGGAAAAGTTTGCAGAAAG ATACTGTGCAGATAATCCAGGCCTCTTCAAAAATGCAGATACTGCTTACGTTCTTGCATATGCAGTTATTATGTTGAATACTGATGCGCATAATCCAATGGTGTGGCCTAAGATGTCCAAGTCAGATTTTGTGCGCATGAATGCCACTGAAGATCCAGAAGATTGTGCTCCAACAGAACTTCTGGAAGAAATCTATGACTCAATTATTAAAGAAGAGATAAAGATGAAAGATGAGAGTACTAGTCTCGAGAAAAGTGGCAAATATAAGCCAGAAGGTGAAGAGAGAGGACGACTTGTCAGTATTCTTAATCTGGCTCTTCCCAGAAGGACACTGTCTTCTGATACCAAGTCTGAAAGTGAAGCTATCATAAAGAGAGCACAAGATATATTTAGGAATCAAGGAGCACAAAGAGGGGTCTTCCATACTACACAGCAGATAGAACTTGTAAGGCCTATGGTAGAAGCTGTTGGATGGCCTTTGCTTGCTACCTTCTCTGTTACAATGGAGGAGGGTGAGAATAAGTCGAGGGTTGTTCTCTGCATGGAAGGATTTAAAGCAGGAATACACATTACACATGTTCTGGGGATGGATACCATGCGCTATGCCTTCTTAACATCTCTGGTCAG ATTTACATTCTTGCATGCTCCAAAGGAAATGCGTAGTAAAAATGTGGAAGCATTGCGAACTCTTCTAGCTCTTTGTGACTCAGAGACTGGGTCCCTTCAAGACACATGGAATGCAGTTTTGGAATGTGTTTCACGGCTTGAATACATCACTTCGACCCCTGGTATTGCTGCAACAGTCATGCAGGGATCAAACCAAATCTCTAAAGATGCTGTTCTTCAATCTCTAAGAGAATTGGCTGGAAAACCTTCTGAGCAAGTATTTGTGAATAGTGTTCAGCTTCCCAGTGATTCTGTAGTGGAGTTCTTCACTGCACTCTGTGGTGTATCAGCGGAAGAACTGAAACAAAGTCCAGCTCGGGTTTTTAGCTTGCAGAAACTTGTTGAGATCAGCTACTACAACATGGCTCGTATACGCATG GTCTGGGCTAGGATATGGTCTGTTTTGGCAAACCACTTTATTTCAGCTGGGAGTCATCATGATGAGAAAATTGCTATGTATGCCATAGATTCTCTAAGGCAACTTGGTATGAAGTATCTGGAGCGAGCTGAACTTGCCAATTTCACATTCCAAAATGACATTCTTAAGCCTTTTGTTGTTCTTATGCGCAATAGTCGAAGTGAAACCATAAGGGGCCTAATTGTTGACTGCATTGTTCAA ATGATAAAATCTAAAGTGGGGAGCATCAAGTCTGGTTGGCGTAGTGTTTTCATGATTTTTACAGCTTCTGCAGATGATGAATTGGAATCTATTGTTGAAAGTGCATTTGAAAATGTCGAACAGG TGATCTTGGAACACTTTGATCAAGTTGTTGGAGATTGTTTTATGGACTGTGTCAACTGTCTTATTAGATTTGCAAATAATAGAACTTCACACCGTATAAGTTTGAAGGCTATTGCACTCCTGCGCATATGTGAGGATCGTTTGGCTGAG GGTCTTATACCTGGTGGTGCTTTGAAGCCTATAGAAGAAAATGAGACTACAACTTTTGATGTGACTGAGCATTATTGGTTCCCAATGCTGGCTGGTTTGTCTGATCTGACATCAGATACAAGACCAGAAGTCAGAAGCTGTGCGCTTGAAGTTTTGTTTGATCTACTGAATGAGAGAGGTACCAAGTTCTCGTCATCCTTTTGGGAGAGCATCTTCCATCGTGTCTTGTTTCCCATATTTGATCATGTAAGAAATGCTGGAAAGGAAAGCTCGACTTCTTCTGATGAGGAATGGTTCCGTGAAACAAGCATTCACTCACTTCAGTTGCTGTGCAACCTTTTCAACACTTTTTATAAG GAGGTATGTTTTATGTTGCCACCACTACTCAGTCTACTGTTAGATTGTGCTAAACAGACTGATCAAGCAGTGGTTTCGTTATCTCTGGGTGCACTGGTTCATCTCATTGAAGTTGGAGGACATCAATTTAGTGAGAGTGATTGGGATACGTTATTGAAAAGCATAAG AGATGCTTTGTACACAACACAACCACTTGAACTGCTAAATGCTTTGGGTTTTGAGAACCTGAAGAATGATAGGACATTAAATTTAGAGGTCAATACCGGTGATGGTGCTTCCTTAATGCCTGTTGACTATGATGGGGGGGACAATCGTCAGTTTGATGCCAATGATAGAAATCCAAATGCATCAGTCGAATCAGGGGCACAAATGAACTTGGATGGATCTGAAG GCCTCAACTCACCATCAGGATCTGCTTCAAAATCTGCTGAAGATGGAAACCTCCAACGTAGTCAAACAATAGGTCAAAGAATTATGGATAACCTGTTTCTCAGAAATCTTTCATCTAAGCCTAAGAGTTCTGATGCTTCAGTACCATCTACTCCAGTTAAG GTTCCTGATGCTGTCGAGCCTGATACCAAAGATGAGGAGGAAAGCTCTGTATTGGGAACTTGTAGGGGCAAATGCATTACTCAATTATTACTTCTGGGGGCCATTGATAGTATCcag AAGAAATACTGGAGCAAGTTGAAGTCACCACAGAAGATTGCTATAATGGACATTTTGCTGTCCGCGTTAGAATTTGCAGCTTCCTACAATTCATATACCAATCTCAGGACACGCATGCACCAAATTTCTGATGAGAG GCCACCTCTGAATCTTCTTCGCCAAGAGTTAACAGGAACTTGCATATATCTGGACATCTTACAGAAAGCAACTTCCGGGTTTAGTGCCAATCAAGAGGGAAATGATGAAGAGAAAGTTGAAGGATTGGCAGAAGACAAACTGGTGTCTTTCTGCGAACATGTACTCAGGGAGGCATCCGAGCTGCAGTCCAGCTCTGGAGACGTGACTAATATGGATATTCACCGTGTTCTGGAGTTACGATCTCCAATAATTGTTAAG GTGCTCAAAGGCATGTGCTTTATGAACCAACAGGTTTTCAGAAGACATCTGAGAGACTTCTATCCTTTGCTTACAAAACTTGTATGCTGCGACCAG ATGGATGTTCGTGGAGCTCTTGGTGATCTATTTAGGGCACAATTGAAAGCACTTCTGCCGTAG
- the LOC133714808 gene encoding brefeldin A-inhibited guanine nucleotide-exchange protein 5 isoform X4, whose amino-acid sequence MGNLCWELSECAIILLCTVWTCSKSPVNQATSKAMLTQMISIIFRRMETDPVSSSGSVGQNSNTAQNSNTEAEETSVADQNEKGMTLGDQLNQVKETPIASVEELHNLAGGADIKGLEAVLDKAVHHEDGKKITRGIDLESMSIVQRDALLVFRTLCKMGMKEDNNEVTLKTRILSLELLQGLLEGVGHPFTRNFHFIDSVKAYLSYALLRASVSPSPIIFQYATGIFLVLLLRFRESLKGEIGIFFPLIVLRSLDGSDLPMNQKMSVLRMLEKVCKDPQMLVDIFVNYDCDLEAPNLFERMVTTLSRISQGTQNADPNMAAASQTTSIKGSSLQCLVNVLKSLVDWEKSRGESDSQIKNTRSLEGDASDKESVDVKSRQDTTTNFEKAKAHKSTLEAAISEFNRRPVKGVEYLRSNKLVENTPSSVAQFLKSTPSLDKAMIGEYLGHHEEFPLSVMHAYVDSMKFSGMKFDTAIRELLKGFRLPGEAQKIDRIMEKFAERYCADNPGLFKNADTAYVLAYAVIMLNTDAHNPMVWPKMSKSDFVRMNATEDPEDCAPTELLEEIYDSIIKEEIKMKDESTSLEKSGKYKPEGEERGRLVSILNLALPRRTLSSDTKSESEAIIKRAQDIFRNQGAQRGVFHTTQQIELVRPMVEAVGWPLLATFSVTMEEGENKSRVVLCMEGFKAGIHITHVLGMDTMRYAFLTSLVRFTFLHAPKEMRSKNVEALRTLLALCDSETGSLQDTWNAVLECVSRLEYITSTPGIAATVMQGSNQISKDAVLQSLRELAGKPSEQVFVNSVQLPSDSVVEFFTALCGVSAEELKQSPARVFSLQKLVEISYYNMARIRMVWARIWSVLANHFISAGSHHDEKIAMYAIDSLRQLGMKYLERAELANFTFQNDILKPFVVLMRNSRSETIRGLIVDCIVQMIKSKVGSIKSGWRSVFMIFTASADDELESIVESAFENVEQVILEHFDQVVGDCFMDCVNCLIRFANNRTSHRISLKAIALLRICEDRLAEGLIPGGALKPIEENETTTFDVTEHYWFPMLAGLSDLTSDTRPEVRSCALEVLFDLLNERGTKFSSSFWESIFHRVLFPIFDHVRNAGKESSTSSDEEWFRETSIHSLQLLCNLFNTFYKEVCFMLPPLLSLLLDCAKQTDQAVVSLSLGALVHLIEVGGHQFSESDWDTLLKSIRDALYTTQPLELLNALGFENLKNDRTLNLEVNTGDGASLMPVDYDGGDNRQFDANDRNPNASVESGAQMNLDGSEGLNSPSGSASKSAEDGNLQRSQTIGQRIMDNLFLRNLSSKPKSSDASVPSTPVKVPDAVEPDTKDEEESSVLGTCRGKCITQLLLLGAIDSIQKKYWSKLKSPQKIAIMDILLSALEFAASYNSYTNLRTRMHQISDERPPLNLLRQELTGTCIYLDILQKATSGFSANQEGNDEEKVEGLAEDKLVSFCEHVLREASELQSSSGDVTNMDIHRVLELRSPIIVKVLKGMCFMNQQVFRRHLRDFYPLLTKLVCCDQMDVRGALGDLFRAQLKALLP is encoded by the exons ATGGGGAACCTTTGCTGGGAGTTATCAGAGTGTGCTATAATATTGCTCTGCAcag TTTGGACTTGTAGCAAGAGTCCTGTCAACCAAGCTACATCAAAGGCAATGCTTACGCAGATGATCAGCATCATATTCAGGAGAATGGAGACCGATCCG GTTTCATCATCTGGTTCTGTTGgacaaaattcaaatacagcacaaaattcaaatacagaAGCTGAAGAAACTTCTGTGGCAGACCAAAATGAGAAAGGAATGACTTTAGGAGATCAACTTAACCAGGTTAAGGAGACACCCATTGCATCTGTTGAGGAACTTCATAATCTTGCAGGTGGTGCTGACATCAAg ggtttagaggCCGTCCTGGACAAAGCCGTGCATCATGAAGATGGCAAAAAGATAACCAG AGGGATTGACCTGGAGAGTATGAGCATAGTTCAACGTGATGCTTTACTGGTTTTCCGAACCCTGTGCAAG ATGGGCATGAAGGAAGATAACAACGAAGTTACGTTGAAGACGAGGATTTTATCTCTTGAGCTTCTGCAG GGTTTGTTGGAAGGAGTTGGTCATCCATTTACTAGGAACTTCCATTTTATTGATTCCGTGAAAGCATACCTATCATATGCTTTGTTGCGGGCTTCAGTTTCGCCGTCCCCTATTATATTTCAG TATGCAACTGGAATTTTTTTAGTGCTTTTGTTGCGGTTTAGAGAGAGTCTCAAG GGTGAAATAGGCATCTTCTTTCCCTTGATAGTTCTCCGGTCCCTGGATGGCTCGGATTTACCCATGAACCAGAAAATGAGTGTTCTTAG GATGTTAGAAAAAGTTTGCAAAGATCCTCAGATGCTTGTTGACATATTTGTGAACTATGACTGTGATCTTGAGGCACCGAACTTGTTTGAGCGGATG GTTACAACTCTATCCAGAATATCTCAAGGGACGCAAAATGCAGATCCGAATATGGCTGCTGCATCCCAGACTACTTCAATAAAGGGTTCATCTCTTCAG TGTCTTGTGAATGTGCTTAAATCACTCGTAGATTGGGAAAAGTCACGTGGAGAatcagatagccagattaaaaACACTCGGTCTCTGGAAGGAGATGCTTCAGATAAAGAGTCTGTTGATGTGAAAAGCAGGCAAGATACAACCACTAACTTTGAGAAGGCAAAAGCTCACAAGTCTACACTGGAAGCTGCCATATCTGAG TTCAACAGGCGACCAGTGAAGGGTGTAGAGTATCTGAGATCAAATAAATTAGTGGAAAACACACCTAGTTCAGTTGCCCAATTTTTGAAAAGTACTCCCAGTTTGGACAAG GCTATGATTGGGGAATATTTGGGCCATCATGAAGAATTTCCGCTTTCTGTTATGCATGCTTATGTAGATTCCATGAAATTTTCGGGAATGAAGTTTGATACTGCAATTCGTGAACTTCTTAAAGGATTCCGACTTCCAGGGGAAGCTCAAAAGATAGATCGCATCATGGAAAAGTTTGCAGAAAG ATACTGTGCAGATAATCCAGGCCTCTTCAAAAATGCAGATACTGCTTACGTTCTTGCATATGCAGTTATTATGTTGAATACTGATGCGCATAATCCAATGGTGTGGCCTAAGATGTCCAAGTCAGATTTTGTGCGCATGAATGCCACTGAAGATCCAGAAGATTGTGCTCCAACAGAACTTCTGGAAGAAATCTATGACTCAATTATTAAAGAAGAGATAAAGATGAAAGATGAGAGTACTAGTCTCGAGAAAAGTGGCAAATATAAGCCAGAAGGTGAAGAGAGAGGACGACTTGTCAGTATTCTTAATCTGGCTCTTCCCAGAAGGACACTGTCTTCTGATACCAAGTCTGAAAGTGAAGCTATCATAAAGAGAGCACAAGATATATTTAGGAATCAAGGAGCACAAAGAGGGGTCTTCCATACTACACAGCAGATAGAACTTGTAAGGCCTATGGTAGAAGCTGTTGGATGGCCTTTGCTTGCTACCTTCTCTGTTACAATGGAGGAGGGTGAGAATAAGTCGAGGGTTGTTCTCTGCATGGAAGGATTTAAAGCAGGAATACACATTACACATGTTCTGGGGATGGATACCATGCGCTATGCCTTCTTAACATCTCTGGTCAG ATTTACATTCTTGCATGCTCCAAAGGAAATGCGTAGTAAAAATGTGGAAGCATTGCGAACTCTTCTAGCTCTTTGTGACTCAGAGACTGGGTCCCTTCAAGACACATGGAATGCAGTTTTGGAATGTGTTTCACGGCTTGAATACATCACTTCGACCCCTGGTATTGCTGCAACAGTCATGCAGGGATCAAACCAAATCTCTAAAGATGCTGTTCTTCAATCTCTAAGAGAATTGGCTGGAAAACCTTCTGAGCAAGTATTTGTGAATAGTGTTCAGCTTCCCAGTGATTCTGTAGTGGAGTTCTTCACTGCACTCTGTGGTGTATCAGCGGAAGAACTGAAACAAAGTCCAGCTCGGGTTTTTAGCTTGCAGAAACTTGTTGAGATCAGCTACTACAACATGGCTCGTATACGCATG GTCTGGGCTAGGATATGGTCTGTTTTGGCAAACCACTTTATTTCAGCTGGGAGTCATCATGATGAGAAAATTGCTATGTATGCCATAGATTCTCTAAGGCAACTTGGTATGAAGTATCTGGAGCGAGCTGAACTTGCCAATTTCACATTCCAAAATGACATTCTTAAGCCTTTTGTTGTTCTTATGCGCAATAGTCGAAGTGAAACCATAAGGGGCCTAATTGTTGACTGCATTGTTCAA ATGATAAAATCTAAAGTGGGGAGCATCAAGTCTGGTTGGCGTAGTGTTTTCATGATTTTTACAGCTTCTGCAGATGATGAATTGGAATCTATTGTTGAAAGTGCATTTGAAAATGTCGAACAGG TGATCTTGGAACACTTTGATCAAGTTGTTGGAGATTGTTTTATGGACTGTGTCAACTGTCTTATTAGATTTGCAAATAATAGAACTTCACACCGTATAAGTTTGAAGGCTATTGCACTCCTGCGCATATGTGAGGATCGTTTGGCTGAG GGTCTTATACCTGGTGGTGCTTTGAAGCCTATAGAAGAAAATGAGACTACAACTTTTGATGTGACTGAGCATTATTGGTTCCCAATGCTGGCTGGTTTGTCTGATCTGACATCAGATACAAGACCAGAAGTCAGAAGCTGTGCGCTTGAAGTTTTGTTTGATCTACTGAATGAGAGAGGTACCAAGTTCTCGTCATCCTTTTGGGAGAGCATCTTCCATCGTGTCTTGTTTCCCATATTTGATCATGTAAGAAATGCTGGAAAGGAAAGCTCGACTTCTTCTGATGAGGAATGGTTCCGTGAAACAAGCATTCACTCACTTCAGTTGCTGTGCAACCTTTTCAACACTTTTTATAAG GAGGTATGTTTTATGTTGCCACCACTACTCAGTCTACTGTTAGATTGTGCTAAACAGACTGATCAAGCAGTGGTTTCGTTATCTCTGGGTGCACTGGTTCATCTCATTGAAGTTGGAGGACATCAATTTAGTGAGAGTGATTGGGATACGTTATTGAAAAGCATAAG AGATGCTTTGTACACAACACAACCACTTGAACTGCTAAATGCTTTGGGTTTTGAGAACCTGAAGAATGATAGGACATTAAATTTAGAGGTCAATACCGGTGATGGTGCTTCCTTAATGCCTGTTGACTATGATGGGGGGGACAATCGTCAGTTTGATGCCAATGATAGAAATCCAAATGCATCAGTCGAATCAGGGGCACAAATGAACTTGGATGGATCTGAAG GCCTCAACTCACCATCAGGATCTGCTTCAAAATCTGCTGAAGATGGAAACCTCCAACGTAGTCAAACAATAGGTCAAAGAATTATGGATAACCTGTTTCTCAGAAATCTTTCATCTAAGCCTAAGAGTTCTGATGCTTCAGTACCATCTACTCCAGTTAAG GTTCCTGATGCTGTCGAGCCTGATACCAAAGATGAGGAGGAAAGCTCTGTATTGGGAACTTGTAGGGGCAAATGCATTACTCAATTATTACTTCTGGGGGCCATTGATAGTATCcag AAGAAATACTGGAGCAAGTTGAAGTCACCACAGAAGATTGCTATAATGGACATTTTGCTGTCCGCGTTAGAATTTGCAGCTTCCTACAATTCATATACCAATCTCAGGACACGCATGCACCAAATTTCTGATGAGAG GCCACCTCTGAATCTTCTTCGCCAAGAGTTAACAGGAACTTGCATATATCTGGACATCTTACAGAAAGCAACTTCCGGGTTTAGTGCCAATCAAGAGGGAAATGATGAAGAGAAAGTTGAAGGATTGGCAGAAGACAAACTGGTGTCTTTCTGCGAACATGTACTCAGGGAGGCATCCGAGCTGCAGTCCAGCTCTGGAGACGTGACTAATATGGATATTCACCGTGTTCTGGAGTTACGATCTCCAATAATTGTTAAG GTGCTCAAAGGCATGTGCTTTATGAACCAACAGGTTTTCAGAAGACATCTGAGAGACTTCTATCCTTTGCTTACAAAACTTGTATGCTGCGACCAG ATGGATGTTCGTGGAGCTCTTGGTGATCTATTTAGGGCACAATTGAAAGCACTTCTGCCGTAG